The following DNA comes from Salegentibacter mishustinae.
AGATTTAGAAGAAATGGAGTATAATATTGTCCTTCAACCAGTGGCCGATGTAGAGTATCTTGCTGAAATAAATAACATTTACTTCGATTTTGATAAGAGTAACATTAGGCCAGACGCGGCAAAAGAACTTGATAAACTTGTAAAACTTATGCGCGACGAGTATCCCGATCTTGTAATTGAAGTTGGATCGCATACCGATAAGCGCGGAAGCGAAGCTTATAATGAAGCTTTAGCCAAACGAAGAGCACAATCCACTCGAGACTATTTAATCGAGCAAGGAATTGCTAAAAATCGTATTAAAGAGCAAGGCTACGGGGAGCGCCAACCTGCAATAGAATGCGATAGGTGTTCCAAAAAGCAACATCAACTAAATCGCCGTTCTATGTTTAGCGTGGTGAATATGAATTAAAGATTAGGTTTTTTTTAAATAAAAAAAGGTTCAGCGCAATGCTGAACCTTTTTTGCTTAATCAATCTATGAAAAACAAAATTTACTTTCTTATAAAGATATTGGTGAAATAATTACGTCCATTTTCATCGTCTAACACAGATACTCCAAAGTGGGAATGATTTCCTTCAATGTTTTCTTTATGACCTTTACTGTTTAACCAGGCCTTCACCACAGCATCAGCAGTGCGGTATCCATAACCTACATTTTCACTAACAGCTTTGGCTCCTACAGTTTTTACTAAATTTTCATAACGAACTCCAAAATTATCGTGGCTCACTTCCCCTACTTCAAGCATATAATAATTATGAGATTCTGCTTCAACTGAAATTTCAGCTATAGGTGCAAGAGGTGCAAGATCTAAACTTTTTCTATGTTCATTTACCAAAGTTAGAATTTCAGTCTCAATTGCAGAATAATCGAAATTAACTTTTTCTTTAGCAGTATGATTGTAGGAATTTACTTCTTCTTCGATGCTTTCCTTTGCACAAGAAACCGTTGAAACAGCAAGCAAAAGAAGCATTATAAACCTTAGTGTACTTTTTCTCATAGTTAATCATGTTAGACTGGGAAGTTAAAAGTACACTTTTTATCGACTAAATGCATATTCAATTATGCATTTCATCGATTTTATCTGTTTTTTAACAGAAATAGTAGGATTAACCCTACTGAAAATGAGCAGAATAAAATTTAATACGTTAAAAATGTAGGTGTAAAAAAAGAAAAAGTGTTATTCAAAGATAAAAACCTTCCCGTCATCGGCTAAATCAACCTCCGGAAATATAGTTGCGGCTTCTTCTCTAAATAAATTAATATTAGCATATCGGGTAGAATAATGGCCTAGAATAAGTTGCTTCACTCCGGCTTCTTTGGCAATTAGCGCAGCTTCTTTAGCTGTACTGTGTTTGGTTGGAAAGGCTAATTGAGCTTTGTCCTCAAGAAAAGTAGATTCATGGTATAAAACCGTAGCACCACTAATTTGTGGAATCATCTTTTGGTTAAAAGCAGTATCACTGCAATAAGCATAGCTCTTGGTTGGCTCGGGATCTGCAGTAACAAGATGGTTGGGAATTAGCTCTCCAGATTCTGAGGTGACGTCCTTTCCTTTTTTTATACTTTTAAATAAAGAAACGTCAATATTATAGCTAACGGCTTTATCTATAAGTAATTTGCGATCTCCCGGCTTTTCTTTAAAGAGAAATCCGTTGGTATAAATTCTATGTATCAGGGGAATAGTTTCTACACTAAGTTTTTCATCTTCATAAATAACCTGCGGTTCCTTACTCTCAAGTTCATGAAAGTAAAGTGGGTAATTGGTCCAGGAATTAGATAATTTTAACTGAAGCGTAATAATCTCCTTTATTCCTTTTGGGCCATAAACATGCAACTCGTTTTCCCTATTTAAAAGCCTAAAAGTTGAAATAAGACCTACAAGACCGTAACAGTGGTCCCCGTGCAGGTGGGAAATAAAGATATGTTTTATCTTATTAAACTTTATTTTGTTTCGTCTTAGTTGTACCTGGGTTCCTTCACCGCAATCTATCAAAAACAATTCGTTTTTCATTTCCAGCACCTGGGAAGTAGGATTGGTAAAACTACGCGGG
Coding sequences within:
- a CDS encoding ribonuclease Z; amino-acid sequence: MKLNILGCYAATPRSFTNPTSQVLEMKNELFLIDCGEGTQVQLRRNKIKFNKIKHIFISHLHGDHCYGLVGLISTFRLLNRENELHVYGPKGIKEIITLQLKLSNSWTNYPLYFHELESKEPQVIYEDEKLSVETIPLIHRIYTNGFLFKEKPGDRKLLIDKAVSYNIDVSLFKSIKKGKDVTSESGELIPNHLVTADPEPTKSYAYCSDTAFNQKMIPQISGATVLYHESTFLEDKAQLAFPTKHSTAKEAALIAKEAGVKQLILGHYSTRYANINLFREEAATIFPEVDLADDGKVFIFE
- a CDS encoding CAP domain-containing protein yields the protein MRKSTLRFIMLLLLAVSTVSCAKESIEEEVNSYNHTAKEKVNFDYSAIETEILTLVNEHRKSLDLAPLAPIAEISVEAESHNYYMLEVGEVSHDNFGVRYENLVKTVGAKAVSENVGYGYRTADAVVKAWLNSKGHKENIEGNHSHFGVSVLDDENGRNYFTNIFIRK